One part of the Eucalyptus grandis isolate ANBG69807.140 chromosome 10, ASM1654582v1, whole genome shotgun sequence genome encodes these proteins:
- the LOC104423162 gene encoding pleiotropic drug resistance protein 1 translates to MEGGDVYRVSRSLRASVSGAWRNRGMDEAFSGSLSRRGDEDEDDEEALKWAALERLPTFDRLRKGILTASRGGGDEVDVLNLGFQEKKKLLERLVRVAEEDNENFLLKLKNRIARVGIDLPTIEVRYEHLNVETEAFEGSRALPNFINFSLNFVEGILTSLHILPSRKKHLTILQDVSGIIKPGRMTLLLGPPSSGKTTLLLALAGKLDPKLKTTGKVTYNGHSFNEFVPQRTAAYISQHDLHIGEMTVRETLAFSARCQGVGTQYDMLAELSRREKAANIKPDPDIDVYMKAAAMPGQEASVVTDYVLKILGLEACADTMVGDEMIRGISGGQRKRVTTGEMLVGPATAFFMDEISTGLDSSTTYQIVKSLMQFNHIFEGTTVISLLQPAPETYNMFDDVILLSDGQIVYHGPREQILDFFESMGFKCPERKGVADFLQEVTSPKDQQQYWARKNEPYSFVTVGEFAEAFHSFHLGRKLRDELSTPFNRSKNHPAALTTEKYGVGVKDLLQACASREYLLMRRNSFVYIFKIFQLAVVAFITMTLFFRTKMPRDTTTDGGIYIGALFFSLTMIMFNGMVEISMTIAKLPVFYKQRDLLFYPAWAYALPNWILKIPITFVEVAVWVFMTYYVIGFGPHADRLFRQYLLLVLVQQMASALFRTIGAVGRNIIVANTLGTFFLLILFALSGVVLSREEIKKWWIWGYWVSPLMYGQNALATNEFLSSNWNKVPFNSSSNETLGVQSLKSREVFTNASWYWIGVGAEFGYTLLFNITFPLALTFLNPFGRSQSLKSEDHQSNENDHREGGSVQLASRGSSHQQAPVSSPRSSSTSPQMAGVTNGERGMVLPFEQHFITFDEVKYSVDMPQEMKSRGVPEDKLVLLRSVSGAFRPGVLTALMGATGAGKTTLMDVLAGRKTGGYIEGNIMISGYPKKQETFARISGYCEQNDIHSPHVTVYESLIYSAWLRLPADIDDETRKMFVGEVMELVELNPLRQALVGLPGVNGLSTEQRKRLTIAVELVANPSIIFMDEPTSGLDARAAAIVMRAVRNIGDTGRTIVCTIHQPSIDIFEAFDELLLLKRGGQEIYVGPLGRHSCHLIEYFEGIRGVRKIEDGYNPATWMLEVTTPAQELALGIDFADFYKNSDLYRRNKALIKELSVPPPNSKDLYFATKYSQSTFTQLIACLWKQHWSYWRNTNYTAVRHLFTILVALTFGSMYWDTGSKTNRTLDIVNAMGSMYATSIFLGVQNASPVQPVVSVERTVFYRERAAGMYSAVAYALAQVLIEVPYIVAQVITYTLIVYAMIGFEWTAEKFFWFLFFEFFTMLLFTFFGMMAAGLTPNHHIAGIVSFAFYLLWNLFTGFLVPRPRMPVWWRWFYWACPVAWTLYGLVASQYGDVEDMLEDYDGSVKQYIKDYLGFRHDFLGVAAGVILVFPILFACIFAISIKVLNFQKR, encoded by the exons ATGGAGGGAGGAGATGTCTACAGAGTGAGCAGGAGCCTGCGTGCGAGTGTCTCCGGGGCGTGGAGGAACCGTGGGATGGACGAGGCGTTCTCGGGGTCCCTATCACGCCGAGGCGACGAGGATGAGGACGACGAGGAAGCTCTCAAATGGGCCGCCCTTGAGCGGCTCCCCACATTTGACCGCCTGAGGAAGGGCATCCTGACCGCCTCGCGTGGCGGAGGGGATGAGGTCGATGTGCTGAACCTCGGCTtccaggagaagaagaagttgctcGAGAGGTTGGTGAGGGTGGCCGAAGAGGACAATGAGAACTTCTTGTTGAAGCTAAAGAACCGCATCGCGAG AGTGGGAATTGATCTTCCTACAATTGAAGTGAGATATGAGCATTTGAATGTGGAGACGGAGGCTTTTGAAGGAAGCAGAGCTTTGCCCAATTTCATTAACTTCAGTCTCAATTTTGTAGAG GGCATCTTGACTTCCCTGCACATCCTCCCTAGCAGAAAGAAACACTTGACTATCCTGCAAGATGTTAGTGGGATCATCAAACCTGGCAG GATGACATTGCTTTTAGGTCCTCCTAGTTCGGGGAAGACCACACTCCTGTTAGCTTTGGCTGGCAAGCTTGACCCCAAACTGAAG ACGACAGGAAAGGTTACTTACAATGGACATAGCTTCAATGAGTTTGTGCCCCAAAGAACTGCGGCCTACATAAGTCAACATGATCTTCACATCGGAGAAATGACAGTAAGAGAAACTCTGGCCTTCTCTGCGAGATGTCAGGGGGTCGGAACTCAATATG ATATGTTGGCAGAGCTATCGAGAAGAGAGAAAGCAGCAAATATAAAACCAGATCCTGATATCGATGTCTACATGAAG GCTGCAGCAATGCCAGGTCAGGAGGCCAGCGTTGTGACAGATTATGTTCTCAAG ATTTTGGGGCTAGAAGCTTGTGCAGATACCATGGTTGGAGATGAAATGATCAGGGGTATTTCTGGAGGACAAAGGAAGCGTGTGACCACAG GTGAGATGCTGGTCGGGCCCGCAACAGCATTCTTCATGGATGAGATATCTACTGGGCTTGATAGCTCGACCACGTACCAAATAGTGAAGTCCCTGATGCAATTCAATCACATTTTCGAAGGCACAACCGTTATTTCCCTTCTCCAGCCAGCTCCAGAGACTTACAATATGTTTGATGACGTTATTCTACTATCTGATGGCCAGATCGTGTACCATGGTCCCCGTGAGCAGATCCTAGATTTCTTTGAATCCATGGGATTCAAATGCCCTGAAAGGAAGGGTGTTGCCGACTTCTTGCAAGAA GTAACGTCACCGAAAGATCAGCAGCAATATTGGGCACGTAAAAATGAGCCTTACAGTTTTGTCACGGTTGGGGAGTTTGCAGAAGCATTCCATTCGTTTCACTTGGGAAGGAAACTCAGGGATGAGCTTTCCACTCCTTTCAATCGAAGCAAGAACCACCCAGCTGCTTTGACTACCGAAAAATATGGGGTAGGAGTAAAGGATTTGCTGCAAGCTTGTGCTTCAAGAGAATACTTGCTCATGAGGAGAAACTCCTTCGTTTACATTTTCAAGATCTTTCAG CTCGCTGTTGTCGCCTTTATTACGATGACCCTCTTCTTTCGGACTAAGATGCCTCGGGATACCACAACCGATGGAGGGATTTATATTGGCGCATTGTTCTTCTCTCTCACTATGATCATGTTCAATGGAATGGTGGAGATTAGCATGACAATTGCCAAGCTCCCGGTTTTCTACAAGCAGAGGGATCTCCTCTTTTACCCGGCATGGGCATATGCTCTTCCAAATTGGATTTTAAAGATCCCTATCACCTTTGTGGAGGTTGCAGTTTGGGTGTTCATGACCTACTATGTCATCGGATTTGGTCCACATGCTGATAG GTTGTTCAGGCAGTACCTTTTGCTTGTGCTCGTCCAGCAAATGGCATCGGCATTATTTCGGACAATTGGGGCAGTGGGTAGAAACATTATTGTTGCCAACACATTAGGGACATTTTTTCTGCTCATTCTCTTTGCATTAAGTGGTGTTGTTCTTTCAAGAG aggaaataaagaaatggTGGATTTGGGGTTATTGGGTATCACCCTTAATGTACGGGCAGAATGCGCTAGCTACTAATGAGTTTTTATCATCAAACTGGAACAAG GTTCCCTTCAATTCAAGTTCAAATGAAACACTAGGAGTTCAATCTTTGAAGTCACGTGAAGTTTTTACCAATGCCTCCTGGTATTGGATCGGAGTCGGGGCAGAGTTTGGATACACTTTGCTCTTCAACATCACGTTTCCGTTGGCTCTCACTTTCCTTAACC CCTTTGGCCGATCTCAGTCACTAAAATCAGAAGATCATCAAAGCAATGAAAATGATCATAGAGAAGGAGGATCGGTTCAGTTGGCATCTCGGGGTTCTAGTCACCAACAAGCACCTG TGAGTTCACCCAGATCCTCATCTACAAGTCCCCAGATGGCCGGCGTGACTAATGGGGAAAGAGGAATGGTCCTGCCATTTGAGCAACACTTTATCACTTTCGATGAGGTCAAGTATTCAGTTGATATGCCACAG GAAATGAAGAGTCGAGGTGTTCCCGAGGATAAATTAGTGCTCTTAAGGAGTGTAAGTGGTGCTTTTAGGCCGGGTGTTCTCACAGCTTTGATGGGTGCCACAGGTGCCGGTAAAACTACTTTGATGGATGTGTTGGCTGGCAGAAAAACTGGAGGATACATCGAAGGAAACATTATGATTTCGGGGTATCCAAAGAAGCAAGAGACATTCGCTCGGATTTCTGGCTACTGTGAACAAAACGACATCCATTCACCTCATGTCACGGTCTATGAGTCATTGATTTACTCTGCATGGTTGCGTTTACCTGCTGACATCGACGATGAAACCAGAAAG ATGTTCGTTGGGGAAGTCATGGAGCTTGTGGAACTAAATCCACTGCGACAAGCCTTGGTCGGTTTGCCTGGTGTCAATGGTCTTTCTACAGAGCAACGAAAAAGGCTAACCATAGCGGTTGAACTAGTAGCAAACCCCTCCATTATTTTCATGGACGAGCCCACATCTGGGCTCGATGCAAGAGCTGCTGCTATTGTCATGAGAGCAGTAAGGAATATAGGGGATACAGGGAGAACTATTGTGTGCACCATCCACCAGCCCAGCATTGACATATTTGAAGCTTTTGATGAG CTTCTCCTATTGAAACGAGGTGGGCAAGAGATATATGTTGGTCCGTTGGGTCGTCATTCTTGTCATCTAATCGAGTACTTTGAG GGAATCCGAGGAgttagaaaaattgaagacgGTTATAATCCAGCAACTTGGATGCTTGAAGTCACAACACCAGCACAAGAACTTGCCCTGGGGATTGATTTTGCTGATTTCTACAAAAATTCGGACTTGTACAG GAGAAACAAGGCTTTGATCAAAGAATTGAGCGTACCTCCTCCTAATTCCAAGGATCTCTACTTCGCCACTAAGTATTCACAGTCAACTTTCACCCAACTCATCGCTTGCTTATGGAAACAACATTGGTCTTACTGGCGCAACACAAACTATACAGCCGTTCGGCACCTCTTCACAATCCTCGTGGCCTTAACTTTCGGGAGTATGTACTGGGATACCGGATCTAAAAC GAACCGAACACTAGACATAGTTAATGCGATGGGCTCAATGTATGCTACCTCTATTTTTCTCGGGGTCCAAAATGCATCTCCCGTGCAACCAGTTGTATCGGTGGAAAGAACAGTTTTTTATAGAGAGCGAGCTGCCGGGATGTATTCAGCCGTGGCATATGCTCTAGCGCAG GTTCTGATTGAAGTCCCCTACATCGTTGCCCAAGTCATAACGTACACCCTCATAGTTTATGCGATGATTGGATTCGAATGGACAGCTGAAAAGTTTTTCTGGTTTTTGTTCTTCGAGTTCTTCACCATGTTGTTATTCACCTTCTTCGGCATGATGGCAGCAGGCTTGACCCCGAACCATCATATTGCCGGCATCGTTTCCTTTGCATTCTACCTTCTATGGAACCTCTTCACGGGGTTCCTAGTGCCACGACCT AGGATGCCTGTTTGGTGGAGATGGTTCTACTGGGCATGCCCCGTCGCTTGGACTTTATACGGGTTGGTGGCCTCCCAGTATGGCGATGTGGAGGACATGCTTGAGGACTATGACGGCTCGGTGAAACAATACATCAAAGATTACTTGGGTTTCAGACATGACTTCCTGGGGGTGGCTGCCGGCGTGATCCTCGTGTTCCCCATTCTCTTTGCTTGCATTTTcgccatttccatcaaggtgCTTAATTTCCAGAAGCGATAA